The sequence AATCATCACGAATCTTACAGAATTTTCAAGGGCTACCAGTCGAAGTAATTACAGGTGGCGCAACTCGCGGAATTAACTTGTTTCACAGTTTGCGAGAATTCAACGTCAGCGAGGGACGGGGCGCTTATTTTTTTAGTCCTAGCGCAGATATTCAGAATATTTTGGCACGGGTGACGGGTACAAATCGCTCGGAAATATTAGGAACACTAGGAACATTTGGTGAATCGCAGCCCAATTTATTTTTGATTAATCCCAACGGAATTTTGTTTGGACAGAATGCGAGTTTAGATGTAGAAGGTTCCTTTATCGGGACAACAGCGAACGGGGTAAAGTTTGAGAACCAGGGAGAATTTAGCGCGACTAATCCCGAAGCTGTACCATTGTTGACGATTAATCCTTCCGCGTTGTTTATGAATCGGATTAATCAAAGTGCCACAATCACTAATCAATCGCAAGCATTCGCTGGAAGCAATCCATCAGGCGGAGATTCCTATGGTTTAAGAGTTCCAGATGGTCAAAGTTTGCTGCTTGTAGGCGGTAATATCCTCATGGATGGCGGTGCTTTAAGAGCTTACAGCGGAAGAGTTGAATTAGGTGGATTAGCTTCTCCCGGAACAGTTAATCTACTCTCAGATGGCAATAATTTGAGCTTGGGTTTTCCAGAAAACTCAGCATTCTCAGATGTCTTCCTAACCAATGAAGCTAGCATACGTGTAGAAGGTAGCGTTGGAGGTAGTATTACCATCAATGCACGCAATTTAGATGTTTTGCAAGGAAGTATGCTCAGTGCTGGTATTGGGTTTGGTTTAGGTACAGTCGATAGTCAGTCTGGAGATATTACACTCAATGCAGCAGAGAAAATTCAAGTCGGGCAATCAAGTAAAATTCAAAATGCCGTGGCTCCCTTTGCTACAGGAAAAAGTGGCAATATAAACATTACAACTGGTTCTTTATCTTTTACAGATGGTGCAAATCTGTTTACTAGCTCCTTTGGACAGGGGAATGCAGGAGATGTAACAGTGCGTGCTAGAGATTCTGTTTCCCTTACAGGCACTAATACTGGTATTAGCAGTACCTTAGAATCGGGTAGTGTGGGTAAGGGTGGAAATATTAATATCAACGCCTCTTCCTTGCTAATTACCGATAGCGCTGAACTGCAAACCTTAGTTCGTCGAGCCTTACAAACCCAACCAGCAGCAAGAGGAGATGCAGGTAATGTCAATATTAAAGTAACTGGTGCTGTTGATATTGCTGGGGGTGGGATTTTTAGTAACTTAGAACCAGGAACAGTCGGCAGTGGGGGTAATATTACCATCGATTCTGGTTCATTCTCATTACGAAATGATGCTACACTTTCTGCTTCAACTTTTGGGCAGGGAAATGCAGGAAATGTGACAATCAGTGCAAAAAATGCTGTTTCCCTTGTAGGTGGTGACATCTTCAGCACGATGGAAGCAGGAGGTGTGGGTAAAGGTGGCAACATTAACATCAATGCTGCTTCTTTGTCACTCACTGATGGCGCTCAACTGCTAACTGGTACTCGTGACGCATCTGCTACTCAACCAGCAGGACAGGGGAATGCAGGTGATGTCAATATTACAGTGACTGGTGCTGTTGATATTTCTGGGACGAGAGGCATATTTCCTAGTGGGATTCGCAGCGACGTAGAAACAGGAACAGTTGGCAATGGAGGTAACATTGTTATCGATTCTGGTTCATTTTCATTAAAAGATGGTGCTGCACTCACCACCTCAACCACTGGCAGAGGAAACGCAGGAAATATTAATATTAAAGCTGGACAAATATCACTATTAAATGCATCGGGAATATATGCAAGTACTGATGGTGAAGGGAATGGAGGTACAGTTAACGTTAACACCAATAAATTAACTATACAAAATGGTTCATTTATTTTGACAGATACGCTATCTAATAGCACTGGCAGAGGGGGAAATATAACTGTTAACTCCACAGAATCAATTGAAATAGCAGGAGTTTCAGAAGATAACAATTCCAGTGGCTTATATGCTCAAACGCGAGGTGCTGGAAGAGCGGGAGATATACAAGTTACAACAAAACGTTTAACAGTCCGAGATGGGGGAACTATCTCAGGGGAAACAAGCAGTAGTGGTAAAGCAGGTGATTTAACAATTGATGCATCTGAATTAGTCGAAGTTATCGGCGGCGCACCAAATAATCTATTTTCTAGTGGGATTGATGTTGAAGTGGAAGAAAATGCATCTGGAGATGCAGGAAATCTGACGATTAATACCAAGCATTTAGTATTAAGAGATGGAGCTTTTATCGCTGCTGACACAAGAGAAAATAGTAGGGGAAATGGAGGTCAGTTATTAATTAATGCAACTGACTCTGTAGAATTAATTGGCAGAACAGCAGATGGTGAAAATCCCACAGCCATTTCTGTTGATGTTATCAATGGTGGTACAGGAAATGCCGGAAATCTCACAATTAATACTCAACGCTTAGTGATTCAAGATGGCGCCCAAGTAACAGCTAAAAACTTTGGCAGTGGTCAACCAGGGCAAATTATAATTAATGCTGGCGAATCTGTTGAAGTAATTGGTGGTAAAGATACACTCACGTTAATTAATGCTGTAGCTGGCCCCGATGCTACAGGGAAACCCGCAGATATTCGCATCAATACTAAACGCTTACTTCTTCAAGATGGTGGACAAATTGCGGCGTTAACTTTCGGAAAAATAGATGGTGGTAATATACAGATTAATGCTACTGACTCTATTGAAATCAGCAGTCAAGTTTTTGATTCAGATAGCTTCTTATTTCCACAAAGCGGAATCTTAGTTCTAAGCGCACCTTTTACTGATGGTTTAAGCAGTAGAGGAGGAGATATTAAAATTCAAACAGGTAATTTGAATATCAGAAATAATGGTCAAATAAGTGCAACCGCAATAGGTATTGCTGGTGATATCGACATCACCGCTGCTAAAGTCACTCTCGACAACGGCGGAGAAATTAGCGCCGAATCTGCATCAGGTAACGGTGGTAACATCAATCTCAACGTCAGCGATTTACTCCTACTCCGTCGCGGCGCTCAAATCTCCACCACTGCAGGCACCGCCCAAGCCGGCGGTGATGGCGGTAACATTAATATCAACGCTAAATTTATCGTCGCCATACCCAAGGAAAACAGCGATATCACCGCCAATGCTTTCACGGGTAACGGTGGCAATATTAACATCACTTCACGGGGTATCTTCGGTATCGAACCCCGTCCCCGACTCACAGAGCAAAGTGACATCACCGCCAGTTCTGAGTTCGGTTTGGCGGGAAATATCAATATTGTTTCTCCTGATAACAGTTCCATAATTAACGCCTTTGCTCTGCGTCCAGATTATTTAATTGATACTGACGCTCTGCTGGCTCGCAGTTGCGTGGTTCGTGCTCATAAAATATATCGAGATACTTTCTACATCTTAGGTGGCGGCGCTTTACGCTACACTCCCGGTAGTGTCATCCCCTCAACTTATCCCACGAACGATATTAGAAATGTCGCCGATGACAATCACAGAGCTTGGAAAAAAGGCGACCCCATTATTGAACCTACGGGCGTTTATCAACTCGCTGACGGGCGATTAGTTCTTAGCCGCGAATGTCATTAGATGGGAACACTTGACGAAATGTCCTCAGATTTTTTGTTGTCATAAATCCCATAGAGACGTTGCAGTGTAACGTCTCTACAAGATCTAATACCGATTCACGAAAACAACTCCCTAGCCCCTAACCCCCAGATCCTAGCCCCTATTTTCACAACGCAGAAGACTTATTTTCTGTTGCTTGGATAAACGCTTCAAATTCGTTATTTGGTGTCCATTGAATAGCGCCGTCTCGCCCCGTGAAAAATAGTTTGGTTTGGCTTTGATTGAGTTCAGTCAATGCTTTTGGTTCTATGTCAGCAGCAGCAGCGATCGCTATTTGTGGTTGGAGTGCTGCGACTAAATCCTTTAAGGACTGTGGACTACACCAGAGAATTTGTGGACGAGGTAAAGCACCAGCTTTTACTAATTGTTCAATTTCATTTGACTTAATATCACCTACTAGTAACCAGTTTTGGTCTTGGATTTGTAATCTTAATATAGGTAATTGGTCGTTGATTAATTGGGCGACGATCGCACCAGTATTTAATGTTTGTCCCACAGGTAAAGGTTGATAGCTTCCCTGATATTTTTGCACTTCTTGTTGAATTACTTGTGTCTCAATCGTATTTTCTGGAGAAGGTGAATATCCATAGAAGTTTTTGATTGGTAAACGTCGCAAAACTTCCAACCAACCATGACTATCACTTCCCGGAAAATTACTAGCGATCGCCCAATCAATTTGATTCACGCCTTGTTGTTGTAAAAATGGCACAATTGTAAATTTGCCTGTACTTTCATCGCCACTATTAATTAAGGTAACAGTTCCTCGGTCTTGAATTACTAAAACTGGTTCTGTCCCGGCAGATAAAACAGTAATTTTCAACAAATTATTAGCTGAATACCATGCTGGCACAAGAACTAAACCAATAGCAATCACCCCAGCAAACCACCATCTTTGTCGCCACCAATTCACCAGCCAAACTGAAATAATTAATCCATAAATAATTAGCAATTGCCAAATAGATATACTGCCGACAGCAACAGAGTTTCCTGGTAATTTGCTAAATAATTCTACTAATTTAATTAACCAATCTGTGGGATAATATAAAAGTCCCGCAATAAAACTACCAGCTTCTATCCAAATTACTGCTATTAAGGCACTAATAATTCCCCCAATACTAATCACAGAAATCAAGGGCGTACTAATAATATTTAATAGCAAACTATAAGATGGTACAACTCCAAATACAAAAAGCTGCACAGGTAAAGTCCAGATTGTCGCCGCTAAAGGCACAGCAATTAAAGAAGCGATCGCTGGAGGTAGCCAACCCAGACGCTGCACAATTGCTGGTACTGTGACAATTAATCCCAGAGTAGCGAGAAAACTAAATTGAAAACCTAAATCCCAAATCCACAAAGGATTAAATAATAATAGTAAAGTAGCAGCTAATAGCAATGATCCTAACTGTTTAACTTTCCTTTTTAATGCCAACCCCACTAAAGCAGCAAAACCCATAATTACTGCTCTGAGAACTGCAGGTTGAAACCCTGTCAAACTGAGGAAAATAATTAAAGCCAACAAGCCCAGAATAAATTGTGTTCCCTTCTTTGCGCGCCTAGTCAACTGCAAAACTACACCCAAAATCAAAGAAGTTTGAAACCCAGAAGCAGCCAAAGCATGAGCTAAACCAGCTTGGACAAACAAGTCACGGATATCGTATGGTAAATCCACAGCCTTGCTTCCCAAAACCATCGCACTCACCAAAGGCCCAGCTGGTATATTTAAGCTGCGGACTTGCGAGCGCACTATTTGCTGTCTAACTTGCCACCATCCCCATTGTCGCTCATTATCTAAAATATTAATCTGCCGACCTAACAAACCAGCAAATA is a genomic window of Fortiea contorta PCC 7126 containing:
- a CDS encoding filamentous hemagglutinin N-terminal domain-containing protein, whose protein sequence is MKTTHWLSCWQIGLLTFTAINGFTYQTLAQSAPSNIQPDATLGAESSRILQNFQGLPVEVITGGATRGINLFHSLREFNVSEGRGAYFFSPSADIQNILARVTGTNRSEILGTLGTFGESQPNLFLINPNGILFGQNASLDVEGSFIGTTANGVKFENQGEFSATNPEAVPLLTINPSALFMNRINQSATITNQSQAFAGSNPSGGDSYGLRVPDGQSLLLVGGNILMDGGALRAYSGRVELGGLASPGTVNLLSDGNNLSLGFPENSAFSDVFLTNEASIRVEGSVGGSITINARNLDVLQGSMLSAGIGFGLGTVDSQSGDITLNAAEKIQVGQSSKIQNAVAPFATGKSGNINITTGSLSFTDGANLFTSSFGQGNAGDVTVRARDSVSLTGTNTGISSTLESGSVGKGGNININASSLLITDSAELQTLVRRALQTQPAARGDAGNVNIKVTGAVDIAGGGIFSNLEPGTVGSGGNITIDSGSFSLRNDATLSASTFGQGNAGNVTISAKNAVSLVGGDIFSTMEAGGVGKGGNININAASLSLTDGAQLLTGTRDASATQPAGQGNAGDVNITVTGAVDISGTRGIFPSGIRSDVETGTVGNGGNIVIDSGSFSLKDGAALTTSTTGRGNAGNINIKAGQISLLNASGIYASTDGEGNGGTVNVNTNKLTIQNGSFILTDTLSNSTGRGGNITVNSTESIEIAGVSEDNNSSGLYAQTRGAGRAGDIQVTTKRLTVRDGGTISGETSSSGKAGDLTIDASELVEVIGGAPNNLFSSGIDVEVEENASGDAGNLTINTKHLVLRDGAFIAADTRENSRGNGGQLLINATDSVELIGRTADGENPTAISVDVINGGTGNAGNLTINTQRLVIQDGAQVTAKNFGSGQPGQIIINAGESVEVIGGKDTLTLINAVAGPDATGKPADIRINTKRLLLQDGGQIAALTFGKIDGGNIQINATDSIEISSQVFDSDSFLFPQSGILVLSAPFTDGLSSRGGDIKIQTGNLNIRNNGQISATAIGIAGDIDITAAKVTLDNGGEISAESASGNGGNINLNVSDLLLLRRGAQISTTAGTAQAGGDGGNININAKFIVAIPKENSDITANAFTGNGGNINITSRGIFGIEPRPRLTEQSDITASSEFGLAGNINIVSPDNSSIINAFALRPDYLIDTDALLARSCVVRAHKIYRDTFYILGGGALRYTPGSVIPSTYPTNDIRNVADDNHRAWKKGDPIIEPTGVYQLADGRLVLSRECH
- a CDS encoding ComEC/Rec2 family competence protein; the encoded protein is MIQASGVIICLGYILGLLLSVVPLGGVWILLLGILGAVLSVRQQKLARKPENVRAKVKGIDNNWQNLPRARIWLIAGLVGLLATFYLQVRVPQPGIKDISKFVPPGNSNNQEQLVIVRGKVGSTPRLTRSQRGQFWLEATQFDEVKNQKAPGDVSKGVTGKLYVTVPILQATGLYPGQQIAITGVLYKPKTASNPGAFDFQKFLQQEGVFAGLLGRQINILDNERQWGWWQVRQQIVRSQVRSLNIPAGPLVSAMVLGSKAVDLPYDIRDLFVQAGLAHALAASGFQTSLILGVVLQLTRRAKKGTQFILGLLALIIFLSLTGFQPAVLRAVIMGFAALVGLALKRKVKQLGSLLLAATLLLLFNPLWIWDLGFQFSFLATLGLIVTVPAIVQRLGWLPPAIASLIAVPLAATIWTLPVQLFVFGVVPSYSLLLNIISTPLISVISIGGIISALIAVIWIEAGSFIAGLLYYPTDWLIKLVELFSKLPGNSVAVGSISIWQLLIIYGLIISVWLVNWWRQRWWFAGVIAIGLVLVPAWYSANNLLKITVLSAGTEPVLVIQDRGTVTLINSGDESTGKFTIVPFLQQQGVNQIDWAIASNFPGSDSHGWLEVLRRLPIKNFYGYSPSPENTIETQVIQQEVQKYQGSYQPLPVGQTLNTGAIVAQLINDQLPILRLQIQDQNWLLVGDIKSNEIEQLVKAGALPRPQILWCSPQSLKDLVAALQPQIAIAAAADIEPKALTELNQSQTKLFFTGRDGAIQWTPNNEFEAFIQATENKSSAL